A single window of Pyxidicoccus xibeiensis DNA harbors:
- a CDS encoding SDR family oxidoreductase → MRPAVVVTGISGNLGRTLAKLLHKHERIIGIDRRPFVGRPKDVEMYELDLRKKKAEDVFRKNEIRAVIHMGIMHDPRMSEEEHHSFNVVGTTRLLEYCAKYGVKKVVVLSSANVYGPSPDNSNFLTEDAPLMAASRFSGVRDLIEVDMLAHGFFWKHPHIETVILRPVHIVGPTIKNAPSNYLRLRYPWVMAGFDPMVQLIHVEDVARAMVEALRPEPKGVYNVVGPGEVPLSAVMRELGHSPIPVPHPVARPLLKTLFKYRLASFPPPELDHIQFLCAVDGSRWVKDVSWKPRHSMRDTIRSVLGE, encoded by the coding sequence ATGAGACCGGCCGTCGTCGTCACGGGCATCAGCGGCAACCTCGGGCGCACCCTCGCCAAGCTCCTCCACAAGCACGAGCGCATCATCGGCATCGACCGGCGCCCCTTCGTGGGCCGGCCGAAAGACGTGGAGATGTACGAGCTGGACCTGCGCAAGAAGAAGGCGGAGGACGTCTTCCGCAAGAATGAAATCCGCGCGGTCATCCACATGGGCATCATGCATGACCCGCGCATGAGCGAGGAGGAGCACCACTCCTTCAACGTGGTGGGCACCACGCGCCTCTTGGAATACTGCGCGAAGTACGGCGTGAAGAAGGTGGTCGTCCTCTCCTCGGCCAACGTCTACGGCCCCAGCCCGGACAACTCCAACTTCCTCACCGAGGACGCGCCGCTGATGGCGGCCAGCCGCTTCTCCGGCGTGAGGGACCTCATCGAAGTGGACATGCTCGCGCATGGCTTCTTCTGGAAGCACCCCCACATCGAGACGGTCATCCTCCGCCCCGTCCACATCGTCGGGCCCACCATCAAGAACGCGCCCTCCAACTACCTGCGCCTGCGCTACCCGTGGGTGATGGCCGGCTTCGACCCCATGGTGCAGCTCATCCACGTGGAGGACGTGGCGCGCGCCATGGTGGAGGCCCTCCGCCCGGAGCCCAAGGGCGTCTACAACGTGGTGGGCCCCGGCGAGGTGCCCCTGTCCGCGGTGATGCGCGAGCTGGGCCACTCGCCCATCCCCGTGCCGCACCCGGTGGCCCGCCCCCTCCTCAAGACGCTGTTCAAGTACCGGCTCGCCAGCTTCCCGCCTCCGGAGCTGGACCACATCCAGTTCCTGTGCGCCGTGGATGGCAGCCGCTGGGTGAAGGACGTGAGCTGGAAGCCCCGCCACTCCATGCGGGACACCATCCGCTCAGTGCTGGGCGAGTAG
- a CDS encoding lysophospholipid acyltransferase family protein translates to MLESLTDRVKKGLRDWTDRLANDEQKDRLQALARPENEYGVDPFGFNLDYSLSALAPFLWLYRNYFRVETYGIEKVPAGRVLLVSNHSGQIPMDGAMIGVSMMLEASPPRAIRSMVEKWVPSLPYVSTFMARVGQIVGTPENCRRLLESEEAILVFPEGTRGVNKLWPQRYQLQEFGLGFMRLALETRTPIVPIAVVGAEEQAPALMDLKPVAKLLGFPSFPVTPTGLPIPLPTKYRIYYGDPLRFTGRPDDEDSELDKKVRTVKAAIQSMLHQGLKERRGVFW, encoded by the coding sequence ATGCTGGAGAGCCTCACCGACCGAGTGAAGAAGGGCCTGCGCGACTGGACCGACAGGCTGGCCAACGACGAGCAGAAGGACCGGCTCCAGGCCCTGGCCCGCCCGGAGAACGAGTACGGGGTGGACCCGTTCGGCTTCAACCTCGACTACAGCCTGTCCGCGCTGGCTCCCTTTCTGTGGCTGTACCGCAACTACTTCCGCGTGGAGACCTACGGAATCGAGAAGGTGCCCGCCGGCCGGGTGCTGCTGGTGTCCAACCACTCCGGCCAGATTCCCATGGACGGGGCCATGATTGGCGTCTCCATGATGCTGGAGGCCAGCCCGCCCCGCGCCATCCGCAGCATGGTGGAGAAGTGGGTGCCGTCGCTGCCGTACGTGTCCACCTTCATGGCGCGCGTGGGGCAGATTGTGGGCACGCCGGAGAACTGCCGCCGCCTGCTGGAGTCCGAGGAGGCCATCCTCGTCTTCCCGGAGGGCACCCGCGGCGTCAACAAGCTGTGGCCCCAGCGCTACCAGCTCCAGGAGTTCGGCCTGGGCTTCATGCGGCTGGCGCTGGAGACGCGCACGCCCATCGTCCCCATCGCCGTCGTGGGCGCCGAGGAGCAGGCCCCCGCGCTGATGGACCTCAAGCCCGTGGCGAAGCTCTTGGGCTTCCCGTCCTTCCCCGTCACGCCCACCGGGCTGCCGATTCCGCTGCCCACCAAGTACCGCATCTACTACGGCGACCCGCTGCGCTTCACCGGCCGCCCGGACGACGAGGACAGCGAGCTGGACAAGAAGGTCCGCACCGTGAAGGCGGCGATTCAATCCATGCTGCACCAGGGCCTCAAGGAGCGACGCGGGGTGTTCTGGTGA
- a CDS encoding tetratricopeptide repeat protein, with amino-acid sequence MAKSMVERYEQLLRQDPTSSVFVELAKALLEKGDAARAIEVCGQGISNHPTSTVGRVLWGKALIQLGRPAEAMEQFDQAIGIEKDNPYAYNLIGEVLLQRGLYRSALPILRKAVALQPNDGRVKLWLEQAQQALAGGPAPVFADLMGLEKAKASESEADDGAPGEEGRASEESPGAGAAPMAAARLRAAALGDTGKSKPVAAAAGERKATGPADAAGEGAVATEGAVVAVGTAGRAATGEHPRVGAESDAGAGDSSLGLMNRQVPVLRPVPGTELPGLDLSLDDEDSEKAAGDGQEAAGASGTDSAAGGPSANTAGDAPAGTDETSSDSGSADLLQAAPGEDTSQLPLLRSGEFTTAKPTIAASGGLLGDLPPPEPTGQAPVVARTPAPVRASGGKRSLLDDIPEATSTAAPVTTAKSQVSKPDTEALTAAYEKELRAKLEREAAKTSFIARHGVKLAGAAVAVVVLAIVVIGFIKIRSNQGGQTLSETLARAEDLITQDTRASLDAALAQLQLAREMDDTSSRAWALTAWTHALLFSDHGLSPDDRRQALEALEKPGVKEGSSSLALVTNVLVADDRGREPARRALLAAQDDTSEVHALAGSLLLASKDEKKALERFDRALRASGGNVRALVALGGYYLASEDFAQAVEIFERARKKSPEHPATRIGLAEARLALDQETDAALADMAALADDAKLPAALKPRQQLVHGQLLSARGKHDEARALLAKGSQGPLAFDFQLALGAASRAAGKLDVAQAAYEAALKAQPKSDEAREGLGRTLLDRDREREVLTRLEADGGRKVSLVRGAAYARLGDWKRARAELARTRVNDRYPPEAVSWLALADAAEGNATQARELLEKALAASKRPRNDMRLALGQVYWRERAFDKAQAQFEEAQKDPRDYEGSCSLGRLLLERGLPDMALKPLTQAVERNGAHGEARDSLGRTLLALGRTPEALKQFEAWQLDNPGSAGAHKGFALALFHAGRRKDAEAAAGRAAKLTPDDAEAHRLRAAILFAAGDARGGFSALERANRLDPKDPNTFCEIAHAFLRQGNVDNADAAFAAARREGPDATCGRVGELYAQLPGGGRPAARTLQDLAARAPTVWDKAFAHATMARVLLGAGVLKEARTAADEAVRLAPYDGRSHLALGLVALKQRQEAAAKTELAKAVELEPTDGLAHLALADVLVRESAELPRAVESYESFLRLAGGSPEAARVKKALPNLKKKAAR; translated from the coding sequence ATGGCCAAGTCGATGGTGGAGCGATACGAGCAGCTCCTCCGGCAGGACCCCACCTCCTCAGTTTTCGTCGAGCTCGCCAAGGCCCTGCTGGAAAAGGGGGACGCGGCGCGCGCCATCGAAGTCTGCGGGCAGGGCATCTCCAACCACCCCACCTCCACCGTGGGGCGCGTCCTCTGGGGAAAGGCGCTCATCCAGCTGGGCCGCCCCGCCGAGGCCATGGAGCAGTTCGACCAGGCCATCGGCATCGAGAAGGACAACCCCTACGCCTACAACCTGATCGGCGAGGTGTTGCTGCAGCGCGGGCTGTACCGCTCCGCGCTGCCCATCCTCCGCAAGGCCGTGGCGCTGCAGCCCAATGACGGCCGCGTGAAGCTGTGGCTGGAGCAGGCCCAGCAGGCCCTGGCCGGTGGCCCCGCGCCCGTGTTCGCGGACCTGATGGGGTTGGAGAAGGCCAAGGCGTCGGAGAGCGAGGCTGACGACGGGGCACCCGGGGAAGAGGGGCGCGCGTCGGAGGAGTCGCCGGGCGCCGGGGCGGCACCGATGGCGGCGGCGAGGCTGCGGGCCGCCGCGCTCGGCGACACCGGGAAGTCGAAGCCCGTGGCCGCGGCGGCGGGTGAGCGCAAGGCGACGGGCCCGGCTGACGCGGCGGGCGAAGGCGCCGTGGCGACGGAGGGCGCTGTCGTGGCCGTGGGCACCGCGGGCCGCGCGGCCACGGGGGAGCATCCCCGCGTGGGCGCGGAGTCGGACGCGGGAGCCGGTGACTCCTCGCTGGGGCTGATGAACCGGCAGGTGCCGGTGCTGCGTCCCGTGCCCGGCACGGAGCTGCCGGGCCTGGACCTGTCGCTCGACGACGAGGACTCCGAGAAGGCCGCCGGTGACGGCCAGGAGGCTGCCGGTGCGTCCGGGACGGACTCCGCCGCCGGAGGGCCATCCGCGAACACCGCGGGTGACGCGCCCGCCGGGACGGACGAGACGTCATCGGATTCGGGCAGCGCCGACCTGCTCCAGGCGGCGCCCGGAGAGGACACCAGCCAGCTGCCGCTGCTGCGCTCCGGCGAGTTCACCACGGCGAAGCCCACGATTGCCGCCTCGGGCGGACTGCTGGGCGACCTGCCGCCGCCCGAGCCCACGGGACAGGCCCCCGTCGTGGCGCGCACGCCGGCGCCGGTGCGTGCGTCCGGCGGCAAGCGCTCGCTGCTCGATGACATCCCGGAGGCCACGTCGACCGCGGCGCCGGTCACCACCGCGAAGAGCCAGGTCAGCAAGCCGGACACCGAGGCGCTCACCGCCGCCTACGAGAAGGAGCTGCGGGCGAAGCTGGAGCGCGAGGCCGCCAAGACGTCGTTCATCGCCCGGCATGGCGTGAAGCTCGCCGGCGCGGCGGTGGCGGTGGTGGTGCTGGCCATCGTCGTCATCGGCTTCATCAAGATTCGCTCGAACCAGGGCGGGCAGACGCTGAGCGAGACGCTGGCCCGGGCCGAGGACCTCATCACCCAGGACACGCGCGCCTCGCTGGACGCGGCGCTCGCACAGCTGCAGCTCGCGCGGGAGATGGACGACACCAGCAGCCGGGCCTGGGCGCTGACGGCCTGGACGCACGCGCTGCTCTTCTCGGACCACGGCCTGTCCCCGGACGACCGGCGCCAGGCGCTGGAGGCGCTGGAGAAGCCGGGCGTGAAGGAGGGCTCGTCCTCGCTGGCGCTCGTCACCAACGTGCTGGTGGCGGACGACCGCGGCCGTGAGCCCGCCCGACGGGCGCTGCTCGCCGCGCAGGACGACACCTCGGAGGTGCACGCGCTCGCGGGCAGCCTGCTGCTGGCGTCGAAGGACGAGAAGAAGGCGCTGGAGCGCTTCGACCGCGCGCTGCGCGCGTCGGGCGGCAACGTGCGCGCGCTGGTGGCGCTGGGCGGCTACTACCTGGCCTCCGAGGACTTCGCGCAGGCCGTGGAGATTTTCGAGCGGGCGCGCAAGAAGTCGCCCGAGCACCCCGCGACCCGCATCGGCCTGGCGGAGGCGCGGCTCGCGCTGGACCAGGAGACGGACGCGGCGCTGGCGGACATGGCGGCGCTCGCGGACGACGCGAAGCTGCCCGCCGCGCTGAAGCCGCGCCAGCAGCTGGTGCACGGCCAGCTGCTGTCCGCCCGGGGCAAGCACGACGAGGCCCGGGCCCTGCTGGCCAAGGGCTCGCAGGGGCCGCTGGCCTTCGACTTCCAGCTCGCGCTGGGGGCCGCCAGCCGCGCCGCCGGGAAGCTGGACGTGGCGCAGGCCGCCTACGAGGCCGCGCTCAAGGCACAGCCCAAGAGCGACGAGGCCCGCGAGGGGCTGGGCCGCACGCTGCTGGACCGGGACCGCGAGCGCGAGGTGTTGACGCGGCTGGAGGCGGACGGTGGCCGCAAGGTGTCGCTGGTGCGCGGCGCCGCCTATGCGCGGCTGGGGGACTGGAAGCGCGCCCGCGCGGAGCTGGCGCGCACGCGGGTGAACGACCGCTACCCGCCCGAGGCCGTGTCCTGGCTGGCCCTGGCGGACGCCGCCGAGGGCAACGCCACCCAGGCGCGCGAGCTGCTGGAGAAGGCGCTGGCGGCCTCGAAGCGGCCGCGCAACGACATGCGGCTGGCGCTGGGGCAGGTGTACTGGCGCGAGCGCGCCTTCGACAAGGCGCAGGCCCAGTTCGAGGAGGCGCAGAAGGACCCGCGCGACTACGAGGGCTCCTGCTCGCTGGGCCGGCTGCTGCTGGAGCGCGGGCTGCCGGACATGGCCCTCAAGCCGCTGACGCAGGCGGTGGAGCGCAACGGCGCGCACGGTGAGGCCCGGGACTCGCTGGGCCGCACGCTGCTGGCCCTGGGGCGCACCCCGGAGGCCCTCAAGCAGTTCGAGGCGTGGCAGCTCGACAACCCGGGCAGCGCGGGGGCCCACAAGGGCTTCGCGCTGGCCCTCTTCCACGCGGGCCGCCGCAAGGACGCCGAGGCCGCCGCCGGCCGCGCGGCGAAGCTGACGCCGGACGACGCGGAGGCGCACCGGCTGCGCGCCGCCATCCTCTTCGCCGCGGGCGACGCGCGCGGGGGCTTCTCCGCGCTGGAGCGCGCCAACCGGTTGGACCCGAAGGACCCGAACACCTTCTGCGAGATTGCCCACGCCTTCCTGCGCCAGGGCAACGTGGACAACGCGGACGCGGCCTTCGCCGCGGCCCGGCGCGAGGGGCCGGACGCCACGTGCGGCCGGGTAGGGGAGCTCTATGCGCAGTTGCCCGGGGGCGGACGTCCCGCGGCGCGGACGCTGCAGGACCTGGCGGCCCGGGCGCCCACCGTCTGGGACAAGGCCTTCGCGCACGCCACCATGGCGCGGGTGCTGCTGGGCGCCGGCGTGCTGAAGGAGGCGCGCACGGCGGCGGACGAGGCCGTGCGGCTGGCGCCGTATGACGGGCGCTCGCACCTGGCGCTGGGGCTGGTGGCGCTCAAGCAGCGGCAGGAGGCGGCGGCGAAGACGGAGCTGGCCAAGGCCGTGGAGCTGGAGCCCACGGACGGCCTGGCGCACCTGGCCCTGGCGGACGTGCTGGTGCGTGAGTCCGCCGAGCTGCCTCGCGCGGTGGAGTCGTACGAGTCCTTCCTGCGGCTGGCGGGGGGCTCTCCGGAAGCGGCGCGCGTGAAGAAGGCGCTTCCCAACCTCAAGAAGAAGGCGGCCCGGTAG
- a CDS encoding glycosyltransferase family 2 protein, producing the protein MAPHLSVVIPVYNEESIIASAAEELRQGLDARGLDYEIIFAENGSRDATPRLLEEMCAKNPRLRWFHSERPNYGSALKAGILMARGTYVVCDEIDLCDLTFYDAALPRLERREADMVVGSKAAKGASDQRPLVRRAATRVHNKLLKVALGFKGTDTHGLKAFRREALLPVIDKCVVDMDVFASEFVIRAWREGLRVMEIPIQLHEKRQPSIHLFKRVPNVLKNVGKLFYVIRIRGT; encoded by the coding sequence ATGGCCCCGCACCTCTCCGTCGTCATTCCGGTCTACAACGAGGAGTCCATCATCGCCTCGGCGGCGGAGGAGCTGCGCCAGGGGTTGGATGCTCGCGGGCTCGACTACGAAATCATCTTCGCGGAGAACGGCTCGCGTGACGCCACGCCGCGCCTCCTCGAGGAGATGTGCGCGAAGAACCCGCGCCTGCGCTGGTTCCACTCGGAGCGGCCCAACTACGGCTCCGCGCTCAAGGCCGGCATCCTCATGGCCCGGGGCACCTACGTCGTCTGCGACGAAATAGACCTGTGCGACCTCACCTTCTACGACGCCGCGCTGCCCCGGCTGGAGCGGCGCGAGGCGGACATGGTGGTGGGCTCCAAGGCGGCCAAGGGCGCCAGTGACCAGCGGCCGCTGGTGCGCCGGGCGGCCACGCGCGTGCACAACAAGCTCCTGAAGGTGGCGCTGGGCTTCAAGGGCACGGACACGCACGGGCTGAAGGCGTTCCGCCGCGAGGCGCTGCTGCCCGTCATCGACAAGTGCGTGGTGGACATGGACGTGTTCGCCAGCGAGTTCGTCATCCGCGCGTGGCGCGAGGGGCTGAGGGTGATGGAGATTCCCATCCAGCTCCACGAGAAGCGCCAGCCTTCCATCCACCTCTTCAAGCGCGTGCCCAACGTGCTGAAGAACGTGGGCAAGCTGTTCTACGTCATCCGCATCCGCGGGACGTGA
- a CDS encoding polysaccharide deacetylase family protein — protein MRLASISVDLDSLPHYCRIHGLPESLLDARARTLVHAVAVPRFRELLDGLGIPGTFFAIGEDLESDPGAAAGMRAAHEAGIEVASHSHAHDYALTRRGPAAIREDLARADAAILAATGARPEGFRAPGYTLNADLYAATAAQGYRYGSSAFPAAPYYAAKAAVMGALALVGRPSRSVLDSPRVLLAPRVPYRPDPAHPYRRGTGPVLELPMAVTPGARFPFIGTFATTLPLPALRAAWRACRKDAFFNFELHGVDVLDATDGIPPELVRQQRDLRVSAGQKLERLREVFGWLKAECDVVTLRDAAGRLAGTL, from the coding sequence GTGCGGCTGGCGTCCATCTCCGTCGACCTCGACTCGCTGCCCCACTACTGCCGCATCCACGGCCTGCCGGAGTCGCTGCTGGACGCGCGCGCCCGCACCCTGGTGCACGCGGTGGCGGTGCCCCGCTTCCGCGAGCTGCTGGATGGGCTGGGCATCCCCGGCACCTTCTTCGCCATCGGCGAGGACCTGGAGTCGGACCCGGGCGCCGCGGCGGGGATGCGCGCGGCGCACGAGGCCGGCATCGAGGTGGCCAGCCATAGCCACGCGCACGACTATGCGCTCACCCGCCGGGGCCCCGCCGCCATCCGCGAAGATTTAGCGCGGGCGGACGCGGCCATCCTCGCGGCCACCGGCGCGCGGCCGGAGGGCTTCCGCGCCCCGGGCTACACGCTGAACGCGGACCTCTACGCGGCCACGGCGGCGCAGGGCTACCGGTACGGCTCGTCCGCGTTCCCCGCCGCGCCGTACTACGCGGCCAAGGCGGCGGTGATGGGGGCGCTGGCGCTGGTGGGGCGGCCGTCCCGCTCGGTGCTGGACTCGCCCCGGGTGCTGCTGGCGCCGCGGGTGCCCTACCGTCCCGACCCGGCGCACCCCTACCGGCGGGGGACGGGGCCGGTGCTGGAGCTGCCCATGGCGGTGACGCCGGGCGCGCGCTTCCCGTTCATCGGCACCTTCGCCACCACGCTGCCGCTGCCCGCCCTGCGCGCGGCCTGGCGCGCGTGCCGGAAGGACGCCTTCTTCAACTTCGAGCTCCACGGCGTGGACGTGCTGGACGCGACGGACGGGATTCCGCCGGAGCTGGTGCGCCAGCAGAGAGACTTGCGCGTGAGCGCCGGACAGAAGCTGGAGCGGCTGCGCGAGGTGTTCGGCTGGCTGAAGGCGGAGTGCGACGTCGTCACGCTGCGCGACGCGGCCGGGCGGCTCGCCGGCACGCTGTAG
- a CDS encoding protoporphyrinogen/coproporphyrinogen oxidase gives MEPIVILGAGLAGLSTAHFLQRPWRLIEKSERVGGLIKTEVIDGCYFDPTGHWLHLRDPEIQELVNTVWLPGQMVRIQRKAGIFSRGVFTRFPYQVNTHGLPPEVVAENLVGFVEAVYGEKGRALREREPANFEEFILRYMGEGFAKNFMVPYNQKLWTVHPRELSAAWVGRFVPRPNLKEVVDGALGAGSDAVGYNASFLYPREGGIESLARAMLRHLQGGELSVKTEPTSIDWKARKVTLSDGRVLAYSGLVSSISLPGLVQLLAKGGAGVPAEVVAAAKRLRATTVTYVAVGARGANRQPWHWIYLPEPEFHTYRIGSPSAVYAPLAPPDTSSFYVEYSHHGELSPATAEKYAVEDLVRSQMIHSADDVLFARATEIPHAYVLYDDAYGPAKAEILRFLEHAGILIAGRYGQWEYSSMEDAILAGRACARALNG, from the coding sequence ATGGAACCCATCGTCATCCTTGGCGCGGGACTCGCGGGCCTGTCCACCGCCCACTTCCTCCAGAGGCCCTGGCGCCTCATCGAGAAGTCCGAGCGCGTCGGAGGCCTCATCAAGACCGAGGTCATCGATGGGTGTTACTTCGACCCCACCGGCCACTGGCTGCACCTGAGGGACCCGGAGATCCAGGAGCTGGTGAACACCGTCTGGCTGCCGGGGCAGATGGTCCGCATCCAGCGCAAGGCGGGCATCTTCTCGCGCGGGGTCTTCACGCGCTTCCCGTACCAGGTCAACACGCACGGCCTGCCGCCGGAGGTGGTGGCGGAGAACCTCGTCGGCTTCGTGGAGGCCGTCTACGGCGAGAAGGGCCGCGCCCTGCGCGAGCGCGAGCCGGCCAACTTCGAGGAGTTCATCCTCCGCTACATGGGCGAGGGCTTCGCGAAGAACTTCATGGTGCCCTACAACCAGAAGCTGTGGACGGTGCACCCGCGCGAGCTGTCCGCCGCCTGGGTGGGGCGCTTCGTCCCCCGGCCCAACCTCAAGGAGGTCGTCGACGGAGCGCTGGGCGCCGGCAGCGACGCGGTGGGCTACAACGCCTCCTTCCTCTACCCGCGTGAGGGCGGCATCGAGAGCCTCGCCCGCGCCATGCTGCGCCACCTCCAGGGCGGCGAGCTGAGTGTGAAGACCGAGCCCACCTCCATCGACTGGAAGGCCCGGAAGGTGACGCTGTCGGACGGCCGCGTGCTGGCCTACTCGGGGCTGGTGTCCAGCATCTCCCTGCCGGGGCTGGTGCAACTGCTGGCGAAGGGCGGCGCGGGCGTGCCCGCCGAAGTCGTGGCCGCGGCGAAGCGGCTGCGGGCCACCACCGTCACCTACGTGGCCGTGGGTGCGCGCGGGGCCAACCGCCAGCCCTGGCATTGGATCTACCTGCCGGAGCCGGAGTTCCACACGTACCGCATCGGCTCGCCCTCGGCGGTGTACGCGCCGCTGGCGCCGCCGGACACCTCCAGCTTCTACGTGGAGTACAGCCACCACGGCGAGCTGTCCCCCGCCACCGCGGAGAAGTACGCGGTGGAGGACCTGGTGCGCTCGCAGATGATCCACTCGGCGGACGACGTGCTCTTCGCCCGGGCCACCGAGATTCCGCACGCGTACGTCCTGTATGACGACGCCTACGGGCCGGCCAAGGCGGAGATCCTCCGCTTCCTGGAGCACGCGGGCATCCTCATCGCCGGGCGGTATGGGCAGTGGGAGTACTCGTCCATGGAAGACGCCATTCTCGCGGGCCGGGCCTGTGCGAGGGCGCTGAACGGTTGA
- a CDS encoding esterase/lipase family protein yields the protein MTTAVATAPLLAPVEQRAPVLLVHGIDDDASAFDVMRERLEHEGWAHVRAISLTPNDGSEGLPVLARQVAREAEALRASTGARRVDVVGFSMGALVTRYWVQLQGGRLVVRRFVSISGPHAGTQLAWLRRGKGVRQMRPGSRLLRHLQEARRPWGETEVHSFWTPWDLTILPASSSRLPGACERTFPVLLHPWMLTDARVIDAVVEVLGSPAVAR from the coding sequence GTGACGACTGCCGTGGCGACAGCGCCGCTCCTCGCGCCCGTGGAACAGCGGGCCCCGGTGCTGCTCGTCCATGGCATCGACGACGACGCGAGCGCCTTCGACGTCATGCGCGAGCGGCTGGAGCACGAGGGCTGGGCCCACGTGCGCGCCATCAGCCTGACGCCGAATGACGGCTCGGAGGGGCTGCCGGTGCTGGCCCGGCAGGTGGCGCGCGAGGCGGAGGCGCTGCGCGCGAGCACGGGGGCCCGCCGGGTGGACGTGGTGGGCTTCAGCATGGGGGCGCTCGTCACGCGCTACTGGGTGCAGTTGCAGGGCGGGCGGCTGGTGGTGCGGCGCTTCGTCTCCATCTCCGGCCCCCACGCGGGCACCCAGCTGGCCTGGCTGCGCCGGGGCAAGGGCGTGCGGCAGATGCGCCCCGGCAGCCGGCTGCTGCGCCACCTCCAGGAAGCCCGGCGCCCCTGGGGCGAGACGGAGGTCCACAGCTTCTGGACGCCGTGGGATTTGACGATTCTCCCCGCCTCCAGCTCGAGGCTGCCGGGCGCCTGCGAGCGCACCTTCCCGGTGTTGCTGCACCCGTGGATGCTCACCGACGCGCGCGTCATCGACGCGGTGGTGGAGGTCCTCGGCTCGCCCGCCGTGGCTCGCTGA